The Pseudopipra pipra isolate bDixPip1 chromosome 6, bDixPip1.hap1, whole genome shotgun sequence genome includes a region encoding these proteins:
- the MADD gene encoding MAP kinase-activating death domain protein isoform X30, which translates to MVQKKRICPRLLDYLVIIGARHPSSDSVAQTPELLRRYPLEDHADFPLPPDVVFFCQPEGCLSVRQKRMSFRDDTSFVFTLTDKDTGVIRYGICVNFYRSFQKRVPKEKGEGTGGHRGREGQKVPKSGEASAPQEEVGTESSESGSSLQAPSAESTPDVNRSPRSKRLAKGSHRSRNSTLTSLCILSHYPFFSTFRECLYTLKRLVDCCSERLLGKKLGIPRGVQRDTMWRIFTGSLLVEEKSSALLHDLREIEAWIYRLLRSPMPVAGQKRVDVEVLPHELQPALTFALPDPSRFTLVDFPLHLPLELLGVDACLQVLTCILLEHKIVLQSRDYNALSMSVMAFVAMIYPLEYMFPVIPLLPTCMASAEQLLLAPTPYIIGVPASFFLYKLDFKMPDDVWLIDLDTNRVIVPTNAESLPALPEPEASELKKHLKQALASMSLNTQPILNLEKFQEGQEVPLLLGRPQNDLQSTPSTEFNPLIYGNDVDSVDVATRVAMVRFFNSPNVLQGFQMHTRTLRLFPRPVVAFQANSFLASRPKQTPFADKLSRTQAVEYFGEWSLNPTNYAFQRIHNNMFDPALIGDKPKWYAHQLQPIHYRVYDSNSQLAEALNIPAEKETDSDPTDDSGSDSVDYDDSSSSYSSLGDFVSEMMKCDINGDTPNVDPLTHAALGDASEVEFDDFQEYSGDMDEQTMDSENSQENNQPRSSSSTTASSSPSTVIHGANHEAADSAEIEEKLAAGFSNHLPSLPLQPSFPKISLDRRESDIAAGSMSSSEGVVRKREYDNPYFEPQYGFPTEDEDDEQEESYTPRFDQNLNGSRSQKLLRPNSLKLANDSDADSDSRASSPNSTVSNNSSEGFGGIMSFASSLYRNHSTSFSLSNLALPTKVGRDKNTPFPSLKGNRRALVDQKSSVIKHSPTVKRESPSPQGRTSNSSENQQFLKEVVHNVLDGQGVGWLNMKRVRRLLESEQLRVFVLSKLNRTIQSEEDARQDVIQDVEISRKVYKGMLDLLKCTVLSLEHSYANAGLGGMASVFGLLEIAHTHYYNKEPEKRKRSPTDGSVTPVGKDPGSSPRVEPKPAMQLPVPQIMPKPPSPAGKGPREFDTRSLKEENFIASIGTEGVKQFDLGETDEKKSQISADSGLSLASGSQKSDFDSIPSGGPTVMVRSTSQDSEVSTVVSNSSGETLGADSDLSSNAGDGPSVENGGNLAGSRGTVSDSEIETNSATSSIFAKSHNLKQSVKDSKGSTPGRGPEEGNQRVYLYEGLLGRDKGSVWDQLEDAAMETFSMSKERSTLWDQMQFWEDAFLDAVMLEREGMGMDQGPQEMIDRYLSLGEHDRKRLEDDEDRLLATLLHNMIAYMLMIKVNKNDIRKKVRRLMGKSHIGLVHSQQINDILDKLANLNGRELPVRPSGSRHIKKQTFVVHAGTDTTGDIFFMEVCDDCIVLRSNIGTVYERWWYEKLINMTYCPKTKVLCLWRRNGQETQLNKFYTKKCRELYYCVKDSMERAAARQQSIKPGPELGGEFPVQDMKTGEGGLLQVTLEGINLKFMHSQVFIELNHIKKCNTVRGVFVLEEFVPETKEVVSHKYKTPMAHEICYSVLCLFSYVAAIRGKEAENKSKPPRPVSS; encoded by the exons ATGGTGCAGAAAAAGAGAATCTGCCCCCGCTTATTGGACTATCTTGTCATCATTGGAGCCAG GCACCCAAGCAGTGATAGTGTTGCTCAGACTCCCGAACTGCTGCGACGTTACCCTCTAGAAGACCATGCAGACTTTCCTCTACCGCCTGATGTTGTGTTCTTCTGCCAGCCAGAAGGATGTCTGAGTGTGCGGCAAAAACGCATGAGCTTCCGTGATGACACCTCCTTTGTCTTCACCCTCACAGACAAGGATACAGGTGTCATTCGCTATGGAATCTGTGTCAACTTCTACCGCTCCTTCCAGAAGCGAGTACccaaggagaagggagaaggcaCAGGGGGACATCGAGGTCGGGAGGGACAGAAGGTCCCTAAATCTGGAGAGGCATCAGCACCCCAAGAGGAAGTGGGCACTGAGAGTTCAGAGAGTGGTTCTTCACTGCAGGCTCCAAGTGCAGAGTCTACCCCTGATGTGAATCGATCACCGCGCAGTAAGCGTCTGGCCAAAGGCAGTCATCGCTCTCGGAACAGCACCCTGACTTCACTGTGCATCCTTAGTCATTATCCCTTCTTTTCCACATTTCGTGAGTGTCTCTACACCCTCAAGAGACTTGTGGACTGCTGTAGTGAGAGATTGTTGGGCAAGAAGTTGGGCATTCCTCGTGGGGTGCAGAG GGATACGATGTGGCGGATTTTCACAGGCTCTCTCCTGGTGGAAGAAAAGTCCAGTGCGTTGCTACACGACTTGCGGGAGATTGAGGCTTGGATATACCGTCTGCTCCGGTCACCAATGCCCGTTGCTGGTCAGAAGCGGGTGGATGTGGAAGTCTTGCCACATGAGTTGCAGCCAGCTTTGACCTTTGCTCTGCCTGATCCATCCCGCTTCACCTTGGTGGATTTTCCATTACATCTGCCTTTGGAGTTGTTGGGAGTGGATGCCTGCCTGCAGGTGCTGACCTGCATCCTTTTGGAGCATAAG ATTGTATTGCAGTCCCGAGATTATAATGCACTTTCAATGTCTGTGATGGCCTTTGTGGCCATGATCTACCCATTAGAGTACATGTTCCCCGTGatccctctgcttcccacctGCATGGCCTCTGCAGAACAG ttgcttctAGCCCCTACGCCTTATATCATTGGTGTTCCAGCAAGTTTCTTTCTTTACAAactggatttcaagatgcctGATGATGTTTGGCTTATTGACCTGGATACCAACAGG GTGATTGTTCCCACAAATGCAGAATCTttgccagcactgccagaaCCAGAAGCTTCAGAGCTGAAAAAGCATCTGAAACAG GCCCTGGCCAGCATGAGTCTGAATACTCAGCCCATTCTTAATCTAGAGAAGttccaggaggggcaggaggtgccactgctgctgggaagaCCACAGAATGATTTGCAGTCTACTCCTTCCACAGAATTCAACCCCCTGATCTATGGAAATGATGTGGACTCTGTCGATGTGGCTACCAG aGTTGCTATGGTGAGATTCTTCAACTCACCAAATGTTTTGCAAGGTTTCCAAATGCATACTCGCACTCTTCGTCTCTTCCCACGACCAGTGGTGGCCTTCCAGGCAAATTCTTTTCTTGCCTCTAGGCCGAAGCAAACACCTTTTGCAGATAAGCTTTCCAGAACACAGGCAGTAGAATACTTTGGAGAATGGTCACTCAATCCTACTAACTATGCTTTCCAAAGAATTCATAACA ACATGTTTGACCCAGCCCTGATTGGTGACAAACCCAAGTGGTATGCTCACCAGCTGCAGCCGATCCACTATCGAGTCTATGACAGTAATTCACAGCTGGCTGAAGCACTGAATATCccagcagagaaagaaacagattcTGATCCCACTGATGACAG tggcagtgacaGTGTCGACTATGACGACTCAAGTTCCTCCTACTCCTCCCTTGGTGACTTTGTCAGTGAGATGATGAAATGTGACATTAATGGTGATACCCCAA ATGTTGACCCCCTGACTCATGCAGCCCTTGGTGATGCTAGTGAAGTGGAATTTGATGATTTTCAAGAATATTCAGGGGATATGGATGAACAGACCATGGACAGTGAGAACTCCCAGGAGAACAATCAGCCTCGTTCAAGTTCCAGTACTACAGCCAGTAGCAGCCCCAGCACTGTCATCCATGGAGCAAATCAT GAGGCAGCAGACTCAGCAGAAATAGAAGAGAAGTTGGCTGCTGGATTTTCAAACCACCTCCCTTCCTTGCCACTGCAACCAAGCTTTCCCAAGATAAGCTTGGATCGTCGTGAGAGTGACATTGCAGCTGGCAGCATGAGCTCCTCAGAAGGGGTGGTGAGGAAGCGAGAGTATGACAATCCATACTTTGAACCTCAGTATGGTTTTCCTACGGAGGATGAAGATGATGAGCAGGAAGAGAGCTACACCCCAAGATTTGACCAGAATCTCAATGGAAGCAG GTCTCAGAAGTTACTCCGGCCAAACAGTTTAAAACTGGCCAATGATTCTGATGCAGATTCAGATTCCAGGGCCAGCTCCCCAAACTCTACTGTCTCCAACAACAGCAGTGAAGGTTTTGGGGGCATCATGTCTTTTGCAA GCAGCTTGTACAGAAACCACAGCACAAGTTTCAGTTTGTCCAACTTAGCCCTACCAACGAAAGTTGGGAGAGACAAGAATACTCCTTTTCCCAGCCTGAAAG GAAATAGACGAGCTCTTGTGGATCAAAAATCTTCAGTCATAAAGCACAGCCCAACAGTGAAGAGGGAATCTCCATCGCCTCAGGGACGAACTAGCAATTCCAG TGAGAAccagcagttcctgaaggaGGTGGTACACAATGTTCTTGATGGGCAGGGTGTTGGCTGGCTGAATATGAAGAGAGTCCGACGTCTGCTGGAGAGTGAGCAGCTCCGTGTCTTTGTACTAAGCAAGCTGAATCGCACCATCCAGTCAGAAGAAGATGCTCGACAGGATGTCATACAGGACGTG GAGATCAGCCGCAAGGTTTATAAAGGAATGCTGGACTTGCTGAAGTGCACAGTCTTAAGCTTGGAGCATTCATATGCAAATGCTGGCCTGGGAGGCATGGCCAGTGTTTTTGGCCTGCTAGAGATAGCACATACTCACTATTATAATAAAG aaccagaaaagagaaaacGCAGTCCAACAGATGGATCTGTCACTCCAGTTGGCAAGGATCCTGGATCATCCCCAAGAGTGGAGCCAAAACCTGCGATGCAGCTGCCGGTACCTCAGATAATGCCAAAGCCACCAAGCCCTGCAGGCAAAGGGCCAAGGGAGTTTGACACAAGAAGtctaaaggaagaaaattttattgCTTCCATTG gAACAGAAGGTGTGAAACAATTCGATTTGGGAGAAACAGATGAGAAGAAATCCCAAATCAGTGCAGACAGTGGCCTCAGTTTGGCCTCAGGTTCTCAG AAGAGTGATTTTGACTCTATTCCCAGTGGAGGACCAACAGTTATGGTCCGAAGTACAAGCCAGGATTCTGAAGTCAGCACTGTG GTTAGTAACAGTTCTGGAGAGACATTAGGAGCAGACAGTGACTTGAGTAGCAATGCTGGTGATGGCCCGAGTGTGGAAAATGGTGGCAATTTGGCAGGATCCAGAGGCACTGTGTCAGACAGCGAAATTGAGACAAACTCTGCTACTAGCTCTATCTTT GCGAAGTCTCACAACCTGAAGCAGAGTGTGAAGGATAGCAAAGGCAGTACTCCAGGGAGAGGTCCAGAGGAAGGGAACCAACGTGTCTATCTATATGAAGGACTTTTGG GTAGGGATAAAGGATCTGTCTGGGACCAGTTAGAGGATGCTGCAATGGAAACCTTCTCTATGA GCAAAGAGCGTTCAACTTTATGGGACCAGATGCAGTTCTGGGAAGATGCTTTTTTGGATGCTGTAATGTTAGAGAGAGAAGGAATGGGGATGGACCAGGGACCTCAGGAGATGATTGACAG GTATCTTTCCCTGGGAGAACATGATCGAAAGCGTTTGGAGGATGATGAGGACCGTTTGTTGGCTACACTGCTGCATAATATGATTGCCTATATGCTTATGataaag GTGAACAAGAAtgatattaggaaaaaggtGCGACGTCTAATGGGAAAATCACATATTGGATTGGTGCACAGTCAGCAAATAAACGATATTCTAGACAAACTTGCCAATCTG aatgGACGGGAACTCCCTGTGAGACCCAGTGGCAGCCGCCATATCAAGAAGCAGACTTTTGTAGTACATGCTGGGACAGACACAACAGGAGACATATTTTTTATGGAG GTATGTGATGATTGTATTGTGCTTAGAAGCAACATTGGAACTGTCTATGAACGTTGGTGGTATGAGAAACTCATCAACATGACTTACTGTCCCAAAACAAAAGTGCTCTGCCTCTGGCGCAGGAATGGTCAGGAGACACAACTGAACAAGTTCTACACAAAGAAG TGTCGGGAACTATACTACTGTGTAAAAGACAGTATGGAGCGAGCAGCAGCAAGACAGCAGAGCATTAAACCAG
- the MADD gene encoding MAP kinase-activating death domain protein isoform X37 has product MVQKKRICPRLLDYLVIIGARHPSSDSVAQTPELLRRYPLEDHADFPLPPDVVFFCQPEGCLSVRQKRMSFRDDTSFVFTLTDKDTGVIRYGICVNFYRSFQKRVPKEKGEGTGGHRGREGQKVPKSGEASAPQEEVGTESSESGSSLQAPSAESTPDVNRSPRSKRLAKGSHRSRNSTLTSLCILSHYPFFSTFRECLYTLKRLVDCCSERLLGKKLGIPRGVQRDTMWRIFTGSLLVEEKSSALLHDLREIEAWIYRLLRSPMPVAGQKRVDVEVLPHELQPALTFALPDPSRFTLVDFPLHLPLELLGVDACLQVLTCILLEHKIVLQSRDYNALSMSVMAFVAMIYPLEYMFPVIPLLPTCMASAEQLLLAPTPYIIGVPASFFLYKLDFKMPDDVWLIDLDTNRVIVPTNAESLPALPEPEASELKKHLKQALASMSLNTQPILNLEKFQEGQEVPLLLGRPQNDLQSTPSTEFNPLIYGNDVDSVDVATRVAMVRFFNSPNVLQGFQMHTRTLRLFPRPVVAFQANSFLASRPKQTPFADKLSRTQAVEYFGEWSLNPTNYAFQRIHNNMFDPALIGDKPKWYAHQLQPIHYRVYDSNSQLAEALNIPAEKETDSDPTDDSGSDSVDYDDSSSSYSSLGDFVSEMMKCDINGDTPNVDPLTHAALGDASEVEFDDFQEYSGDMDEQTMDSENSQENNQPRSSSSTTASSSPSTVIHGANHEAADSAEIEEKLAAGFSNHLPSLPLQPSFPKISLDRRESDIAAGSMSSSEGVVRKREYDNPYFEPQYGFPTEDEDDEQEESYTPRFDQNLNGSRSQKLLRPNSLKLANDSDADSDSRASSPNSTVSNNSSEGFGGIMSFASSLYRNHSTSFSLSNLALPTKVGRDKNTPFPSLKVFGLNTIMEIITEAGPVSNEGNRRALVDQKSSVIKHSPTVKRESPSPQGRTSNSSENQQFLKEVVHNVLDGQGVGWLNMKRVRRLLESEQLRVFVLSKLNRTIQSEEDARQDVIQDVEISRKVYKGMLDLLKCTVLSLEHSYANAGLGGMASVFGLLEIAHTHYYNKEPEKRKRSPTDGSVTPVGKDPGSSPRVEPKPAMQLPVPQIMPKPPSPAGKGPREFDTRSLKEENFIASIGTEGVKQFDLGETDEKKSQISADSGLSLASGSQKSDFDSIPSGGPTVMVRSTSQDSEVSTVVSNSSGETLGADSDLSSNAGDGPSVENGGNLAGSRGTVSDSEIETNSATSSIFAKSHNLKQSVKDSKGSTPGRGPEEGNQRVYLYEGLLGRDKGSVWDQLEDAAMETFSMSKERSTLWDQMQFWEDAFLDAVMLEREGMGMDQGPQEMIDRYLSLGEHDRKRLEDDEDRLLATLLHNMIAYMLMIKVNKNDIRKKVRRLMGKSHIGLVHSQQINDILDKLANLNGRELPVRPSGSRHIKKQTFVVHAGTDTTGDIFFMEVCDDCIVLRSNIGTVYERWWYEKLINMTYCPKTKVLCLWRRNGQETQLNKFYTKKCRELYYCVKDSMERAAARQQSIKPGPELGGEFPVQDMKTGEGGLLQVTLEGINLKFMHSQFLKLKKW; this is encoded by the exons ATGGTGCAGAAAAAGAGAATCTGCCCCCGCTTATTGGACTATCTTGTCATCATTGGAGCCAG GCACCCAAGCAGTGATAGTGTTGCTCAGACTCCCGAACTGCTGCGACGTTACCCTCTAGAAGACCATGCAGACTTTCCTCTACCGCCTGATGTTGTGTTCTTCTGCCAGCCAGAAGGATGTCTGAGTGTGCGGCAAAAACGCATGAGCTTCCGTGATGACACCTCCTTTGTCTTCACCCTCACAGACAAGGATACAGGTGTCATTCGCTATGGAATCTGTGTCAACTTCTACCGCTCCTTCCAGAAGCGAGTACccaaggagaagggagaaggcaCAGGGGGACATCGAGGTCGGGAGGGACAGAAGGTCCCTAAATCTGGAGAGGCATCAGCACCCCAAGAGGAAGTGGGCACTGAGAGTTCAGAGAGTGGTTCTTCACTGCAGGCTCCAAGTGCAGAGTCTACCCCTGATGTGAATCGATCACCGCGCAGTAAGCGTCTGGCCAAAGGCAGTCATCGCTCTCGGAACAGCACCCTGACTTCACTGTGCATCCTTAGTCATTATCCCTTCTTTTCCACATTTCGTGAGTGTCTCTACACCCTCAAGAGACTTGTGGACTGCTGTAGTGAGAGATTGTTGGGCAAGAAGTTGGGCATTCCTCGTGGGGTGCAGAG GGATACGATGTGGCGGATTTTCACAGGCTCTCTCCTGGTGGAAGAAAAGTCCAGTGCGTTGCTACACGACTTGCGGGAGATTGAGGCTTGGATATACCGTCTGCTCCGGTCACCAATGCCCGTTGCTGGTCAGAAGCGGGTGGATGTGGAAGTCTTGCCACATGAGTTGCAGCCAGCTTTGACCTTTGCTCTGCCTGATCCATCCCGCTTCACCTTGGTGGATTTTCCATTACATCTGCCTTTGGAGTTGTTGGGAGTGGATGCCTGCCTGCAGGTGCTGACCTGCATCCTTTTGGAGCATAAG ATTGTATTGCAGTCCCGAGATTATAATGCACTTTCAATGTCTGTGATGGCCTTTGTGGCCATGATCTACCCATTAGAGTACATGTTCCCCGTGatccctctgcttcccacctGCATGGCCTCTGCAGAACAG ttgcttctAGCCCCTACGCCTTATATCATTGGTGTTCCAGCAAGTTTCTTTCTTTACAAactggatttcaagatgcctGATGATGTTTGGCTTATTGACCTGGATACCAACAGG GTGATTGTTCCCACAAATGCAGAATCTttgccagcactgccagaaCCAGAAGCTTCAGAGCTGAAAAAGCATCTGAAACAG GCCCTGGCCAGCATGAGTCTGAATACTCAGCCCATTCTTAATCTAGAGAAGttccaggaggggcaggaggtgccactgctgctgggaagaCCACAGAATGATTTGCAGTCTACTCCTTCCACAGAATTCAACCCCCTGATCTATGGAAATGATGTGGACTCTGTCGATGTGGCTACCAG aGTTGCTATGGTGAGATTCTTCAACTCACCAAATGTTTTGCAAGGTTTCCAAATGCATACTCGCACTCTTCGTCTCTTCCCACGACCAGTGGTGGCCTTCCAGGCAAATTCTTTTCTTGCCTCTAGGCCGAAGCAAACACCTTTTGCAGATAAGCTTTCCAGAACACAGGCAGTAGAATACTTTGGAGAATGGTCACTCAATCCTACTAACTATGCTTTCCAAAGAATTCATAACA ACATGTTTGACCCAGCCCTGATTGGTGACAAACCCAAGTGGTATGCTCACCAGCTGCAGCCGATCCACTATCGAGTCTATGACAGTAATTCACAGCTGGCTGAAGCACTGAATATCccagcagagaaagaaacagattcTGATCCCACTGATGACAG tggcagtgacaGTGTCGACTATGACGACTCAAGTTCCTCCTACTCCTCCCTTGGTGACTTTGTCAGTGAGATGATGAAATGTGACATTAATGGTGATACCCCAA ATGTTGACCCCCTGACTCATGCAGCCCTTGGTGATGCTAGTGAAGTGGAATTTGATGATTTTCAAGAATATTCAGGGGATATGGATGAACAGACCATGGACAGTGAGAACTCCCAGGAGAACAATCAGCCTCGTTCAAGTTCCAGTACTACAGCCAGTAGCAGCCCCAGCACTGTCATCCATGGAGCAAATCAT GAGGCAGCAGACTCAGCAGAAATAGAAGAGAAGTTGGCTGCTGGATTTTCAAACCACCTCCCTTCCTTGCCACTGCAACCAAGCTTTCCCAAGATAAGCTTGGATCGTCGTGAGAGTGACATTGCAGCTGGCAGCATGAGCTCCTCAGAAGGGGTGGTGAGGAAGCGAGAGTATGACAATCCATACTTTGAACCTCAGTATGGTTTTCCTACGGAGGATGAAGATGATGAGCAGGAAGAGAGCTACACCCCAAGATTTGACCAGAATCTCAATGGAAGCAG GTCTCAGAAGTTACTCCGGCCAAACAGTTTAAAACTGGCCAATGATTCTGATGCAGATTCAGATTCCAGGGCCAGCTCCCCAAACTCTACTGTCTCCAACAACAGCAGTGAAGGTTTTGGGGGCATCATGTCTTTTGCAA GCAGCTTGTACAGAAACCACAGCACAAGTTTCAGTTTGTCCAACTTAGCCCTACCAACGAAAGTTGGGAGAGACAAGAATACTCCTTTTCCCAGCCTGAAAG TATTTGGGTTAAATACTATAATGGAGATTATTACTGAAGCTGGCCCAGTAAGCAATGAAG GAAATAGACGAGCTCTTGTGGATCAAAAATCTTCAGTCATAAAGCACAGCCCAACAGTGAAGAGGGAATCTCCATCGCCTCAGGGACGAACTAGCAATTCCAG TGAGAAccagcagttcctgaaggaGGTGGTACACAATGTTCTTGATGGGCAGGGTGTTGGCTGGCTGAATATGAAGAGAGTCCGACGTCTGCTGGAGAGTGAGCAGCTCCGTGTCTTTGTACTAAGCAAGCTGAATCGCACCATCCAGTCAGAAGAAGATGCTCGACAGGATGTCATACAGGACGTG GAGATCAGCCGCAAGGTTTATAAAGGAATGCTGGACTTGCTGAAGTGCACAGTCTTAAGCTTGGAGCATTCATATGCAAATGCTGGCCTGGGAGGCATGGCCAGTGTTTTTGGCCTGCTAGAGATAGCACATACTCACTATTATAATAAAG aaccagaaaagagaaaacGCAGTCCAACAGATGGATCTGTCACTCCAGTTGGCAAGGATCCTGGATCATCCCCAAGAGTGGAGCCAAAACCTGCGATGCAGCTGCCGGTACCTCAGATAATGCCAAAGCCACCAAGCCCTGCAGGCAAAGGGCCAAGGGAGTTTGACACAAGAAGtctaaaggaagaaaattttattgCTTCCATTG gAACAGAAGGTGTGAAACAATTCGATTTGGGAGAAACAGATGAGAAGAAATCCCAAATCAGTGCAGACAGTGGCCTCAGTTTGGCCTCAGGTTCTCAG AAGAGTGATTTTGACTCTATTCCCAGTGGAGGACCAACAGTTATGGTCCGAAGTACAAGCCAGGATTCTGAAGTCAGCACTGTG GTTAGTAACAGTTCTGGAGAGACATTAGGAGCAGACAGTGACTTGAGTAGCAATGCTGGTGATGGCCCGAGTGTGGAAAATGGTGGCAATTTGGCAGGATCCAGAGGCACTGTGTCAGACAGCGAAATTGAGACAAACTCTGCTACTAGCTCTATCTTT GCGAAGTCTCACAACCTGAAGCAGAGTGTGAAGGATAGCAAAGGCAGTACTCCAGGGAGAGGTCCAGAGGAAGGGAACCAACGTGTCTATCTATATGAAGGACTTTTGG GTAGGGATAAAGGATCTGTCTGGGACCAGTTAGAGGATGCTGCAATGGAAACCTTCTCTATGA GCAAAGAGCGTTCAACTTTATGGGACCAGATGCAGTTCTGGGAAGATGCTTTTTTGGATGCTGTAATGTTAGAGAGAGAAGGAATGGGGATGGACCAGGGACCTCAGGAGATGATTGACAG GTATCTTTCCCTGGGAGAACATGATCGAAAGCGTTTGGAGGATGATGAGGACCGTTTGTTGGCTACACTGCTGCATAATATGATTGCCTATATGCTTATGataaag GTGAACAAGAAtgatattaggaaaaaggtGCGACGTCTAATGGGAAAATCACATATTGGATTGGTGCACAGTCAGCAAATAAACGATATTCTAGACAAACTTGCCAATCTG aatgGACGGGAACTCCCTGTGAGACCCAGTGGCAGCCGCCATATCAAGAAGCAGACTTTTGTAGTACATGCTGGGACAGACACAACAGGAGACATATTTTTTATGGAG GTATGTGATGATTGTATTGTGCTTAGAAGCAACATTGGAACTGTCTATGAACGTTGGTGGTATGAGAAACTCATCAACATGACTTACTGTCCCAAAACAAAAGTGCTCTGCCTCTGGCGCAGGAATGGTCAGGAGACACAACTGAACAAGTTCTACACAAAGAAG TGTCGGGAACTATACTACTGTGTAAAAGACAGTATGGAGCGAGCAGCAGCAAGACAGCAGAGCATTAAACCAG